From the Phoenix dactylifera cultivar Barhee BC4 chromosome 10, palm_55x_up_171113_PBpolish2nd_filt_p, whole genome shotgun sequence genome, one window contains:
- the LOC103723161 gene encoding pentatricopeptide repeat-containing protein At3g48250, chloroplastic-like produces MSSARLRPLLYSLLRSTPKPPALPPNFSTAVSPDSDLPVPASPPTQESVLRVLKKLDKSPPKALAFFNRITSQCGFKPAHLTYNLVLQILCHKDSMKDFWAFLKSVDDAGHTIDRRTYVTLLANFKKHKMTAESSALTQFYSRAMAKAACDAAIDSAAKLILGSEEWSEAVEKKLQDLNLSLSEIVVAKVLRIMRRFPSKALAFFRWAGQRPGYKHGSVAYNAMAWVLGREDSIGEFWSLVREMKGEGHEMDVDTYVKLSRRFQKTMMMREAVELYELMMDGPYKPAIQDCSVLLRRIARSGMPDLELVFRVVRKYEAAGYSLSKVLYDGIYRSLTSIGRFAEAEEILKRMKLAGYEPDSITYSHLVYGLCKVKRLNEACKVLDNMEADGCVPDLMTWTALIQGHCSIGEVDEALELLTKMIERNYEADANVLDVLVKGLGSKRRVDSAYTLVVEMMNTHVRPWQATFKYLIQELLSVRMLEEALKVLNSMKSHRFPPFADPFPPYIAKYGTIEDARDFLKALTVNNYPSSITYLHVFKSFLQEGEYSVDDAWNFQELQEQITKGYL; encoded by the exons ATGTCCTCGGCTCGCCTCCGTCCCCTCCTTTACTCCCTCCTTCGCTCGACCCCAAAACCCCCCGCCCTTCCTCCCAACTTCTCCACCGCCGTCTCCCCGGACTCCGATCTCCCGGTCCCCGCTTCCCCTCCAACCCAGGAATCCGTCCTCCGTGTCCTCAAGAAGCTCGACAAAAGTCCCCCAAAGGCCCTGGCCTTCTTCAACCGCATCACGTCCCAGTGTGGCTTCAAGCCCGCCCACCTCACCTACAATCTAGTGCTGCAAATTCTCTGCCACAAGGACTCCATGAAGGATTTCTGGGCCTTCCTCAAGTCCGTGGACGACGCCGGCCACACCATCGACCGGCGCACGTACGTCACCCTCCTCGCCAACTTCAAGAAGCACAAGATGACCGCCGAGTCCTCCGCCTTGACCCAATTCTACTCCCGAGCCATGGCGAAGGCCGCCTGCGATGCCGCCATCGACTCCGCCGCCAAACTCATTCTTGGCTCGGAGGAATGGAGCGAGGCGGTCGAGAAGAAATTGCAAGACCTCAATTTGTCGTTGTCGGAGATTGTGGTCGCGAAGGTCCTTCGAATAATGCGACGTTTCCCTTCAAAGGCACTGGCTTTCTTCCGATGGGCGGGGCAGAGGCCGGGGTACAAGCACGGGTCGGTGGCGTACAATGCTATGGCTTGGGTTCTTGGAAGGGAGGATTCCATTGGAGAATTCTGGAGCTTGGTTCGGGAGATGAAGGGCGAAGGGCATGAGATGGATGTGGACACGTATGTAAAGCTCTCGAGGCGGTTTCAGAAGACTATGATGATGAGGGAAGCAGTGGAGCTCTATGAGCTCATGATGGATGGCCCCTACAAGCCGGCAATTCAGGACTGCAGTGTGCTTCTGAGGCGGATTGCTCGGAGTGGAATGCCGGACCTTGAGTTAGTTTTTAGAGTTGTGAGGAAGTATGAGGCTGCTGGGTATTCACTGTCGAAGGTCCTCTATGATGGGATTTATCGGTCGCTGACCAGCATTGGGAGGTTTGCCGAAGCTGAGGAGATCTTGAAGAGGATGAAGCTTGCAGGTTATGAACCGGATAGCATCACTTATAGCCATTTGGTCTATGGACTCTGCAAGGTTAAGAGATTGAATGAGGCTTGCAAGGTTTTGGACAACATGGAAGCTGATGGTTGCGTTCCCGACCTTATGACTTGGACCGCTTTGATTCAAGGGCATTGTTCGATAGGTGAGGTCGATGAGGCCTTAGAGTTATTGACAAAGATGATTGAAAGAAATTATGAAGCAGATGCTAATGTTCTGGATGTCTTGGTGAAAGGTTTGGGTAGTAAGAGAAGGGTGGATAGTGCCTACACTTTAGTTGTTGAAATGATGAACACCCATGTAAGGCCATGGCAGGCTACCTTTAAGTATTTGATCCAAGAACTACTGAGTGTAAGAATGCTTGAAGAGGCATTGAAGGTTCTCAATTCAATGAAGAGCCATAGGTTTCCTCCTTTCGCAGACCCTTTTCCTCCCTATATAGCCAAGTATGGGACAATTGAGGATGCTAGGGATTTTCTGAAAGCATTAACAGTGAACAACTACCCGTCATCTATAACCTATTTACACGTCTTCAAGTCCTTCCTCCAAGAAG GGGAATATTCAGTTGATGATGCATGGAATTTTCAAGAATTGCAAGAACAGATTACAAAGGGATATCTCTAA